In Tenacibaculum pacificus, a single window of DNA contains:
- a CDS encoding TspO/MBR family protein, whose protein sequence is MKQNKYIRFLLFLVVNFLALAIGVLLMQDGPKTDWYLSLNKAPWTPAGWVFGAAWTTIMLLFAFYVTKLSLKFPFLDKKITLLFSVQWILNIGWNYFFFNQHLTLIGLVIITLLWLLIGYFTFKNLRELKGITLFILPYLIWMTIATSLNAYIVFYN, encoded by the coding sequence ATGAAACAAAATAAATACATACGTTTTCTACTATTTTTAGTAGTTAATTTTTTAGCATTGGCAATTGGCGTTTTATTAATGCAAGATGGTCCAAAAACAGATTGGTATTTATCATTAAATAAAGCACCTTGGACACCTGCTGGGTGGGTTTTTGGAGCAGCTTGGACTACAATTATGCTATTATTTGCTTTTTACGTGACAAAATTGAGTCTTAAATTTCCTTTTTTAGATAAAAAAATAACACTACTTTTTAGTGTTCAGTGGATTTTAAATATAGGTTGGAATTACTTTTTTTTCAATCAACATTTAACTCTTATCGGATTAGTAATTATTACTTTATTATGGTTGTTAATCGGGTATTTTACCTTTAAAAATTTAAGAGAATTAAAAGGGATTACATTATTTATACTTCCATATTTAATATGGATGACTATTGCAACAAGTTTAAACGCCTACATCGTATTTTATAATTAA
- a CDS encoding lycopene cyclase domain-containing protein, with translation MSEYLYLILNLGSLSIPLGYSVFEKKFHFIQFFKIAFISILLIAIPFLIWDAFFTKIGVWGFNADYYLGIKLFEMPIEEWLFFFCIPYACLFTHEVLKYLAPQFKLSKSVTILLSFLLILIAFILLVFNFGKWYTTVNFSAFLVLMFFGLKYNLKALQEYYPSFLVVLVPFLVVNGILTGSFIDAPVVWYNNAENLNFRIFTIPFEDVFYAFTLLFSIQLIFNYLKKQKNETK, from the coding sequence ATGAGTGAGTACTTGTATCTAATATTAAATTTAGGAAGTTTAAGTATTCCTTTAGGTTATAGTGTTTTTGAGAAGAAATTTCATTTTATACAGTTTTTTAAAATAGCATTTATTAGTATTTTATTGATAGCTATTCCGTTTTTAATTTGGGATGCTTTTTTTACGAAAATTGGTGTTTGGGGTTTTAATGCTGATTATTATTTAGGAATAAAATTATTTGAAATGCCAATTGAAGAATGGTTGTTTTTCTTTTGTATTCCGTATGCTTGTTTGTTTACGCACGAGGTTTTAAAATATTTAGCACCTCAATTTAAGTTATCTAAGTCGGTAACTATATTGTTAAGTTTTTTATTGATTTTGATAGCATTTATACTATTGGTTTTCAATTTTGGAAAATGGTACACAACTGTAAATTTCAGTGCTTTTTTAGTATTAATGTTTTTCGGATTAAAATATAACTTAAAAGCTTTACAGGAATATTATCCGAGCTTTTTGGTTGTTTTAGTTCCTTTTTTAGTAGTAAACGGAATTTTAACAGGAAGTTTTATTGATGCTCCTGTGGTTTGGTATAACAATGCAGAAAATTTGAATTTTAGAATTTTTACAATTCCTTTTGAAGATGTTTTTTATGCCTTTACTTTATTATTTTCGATACAATTAATTTTTAATTATCTGAAAAAACAAAAAAATGAAACAAAATAA
- a CDS encoding ABC1 kinase family protein, whose product MKRLDKIPTSKIERTTKLVTTGLKLGVNYAKYYGNKITKSEEEARAQLNEDNATDIYDGLKELKGSALKVAQMLSVEKNLLPSAYVEKFSLSQFSVPPLSGPLVVKTFKKYFNKTPEDVFDTFTAESVNAASIGQVHRATIGEKVLAVKIQYPGVANSISTDLALVKPIAMKMFNIRGEGSDEYFKEVENKLLEETNYVLELAQSNEITNACAHIPNLKFPKYYEEFSTDRILTMDWMDGIHLSEFTSKGYDEQTANKLGQALWDFYMYQMHTIKKVHADPHPGNFLVSKENDLIVIDFGCMKEVPMAFYTPYFELAKRENIENPTFFESKLYELEILKKDDSEEEKAFFKELFYEMLYLFTSPFQQEYFDFSDGVFFGKIADLGQKYAKSTELKKMNGNRGSKHFIYINRTFFGLYNLMHDLKSTHIKINNYKNL is encoded by the coding sequence ATGAAAAGATTAGATAAAATACCCACGTCAAAAATAGAAAGAACAACTAAATTAGTTACTACAGGACTAAAATTAGGTGTAAACTATGCAAAGTATTACGGAAATAAAATCACAAAATCGGAAGAAGAAGCAAGAGCGCAGTTAAATGAAGATAATGCAACCGATATTTATGATGGTTTAAAAGAATTAAAAGGTTCGGCATTAAAAGTAGCGCAGATGTTAAGCGTGGAAAAGAATTTATTGCCAAGTGCTTATGTTGAAAAATTTTCGTTATCACAATTTTCTGTTCCGCCACTTTCAGGACCTTTAGTAGTTAAAACTTTTAAAAAATATTTTAACAAAACACCTGAAGATGTTTTTGATACGTTTACAGCAGAATCTGTAAATGCAGCAAGTATCGGGCAGGTTCACAGAGCTACGATAGGCGAAAAAGTATTGGCTGTTAAAATTCAATATCCTGGTGTTGCTAATAGTATTTCTACAGATTTAGCATTGGTAAAACCGATTGCGATGAAAATGTTCAATATAAGAGGCGAAGGTTCTGATGAATACTTTAAAGAAGTTGAAAATAAGTTATTAGAAGAAACTAATTACGTTTTAGAGTTAGCACAGAGTAACGAAATAACGAATGCTTGTGCACATATTCCAAATTTAAAATTTCCGAAATATTACGAAGAGTTTTCTACGGATAGAATTTTAACAATGGATTGGATGGATGGAATTCATTTATCTGAATTTACATCAAAAGGATATGATGAACAAACGGCAAATAAATTAGGACAAGCTTTATGGGATTTTTATATGTATCAAATGCATACTATAAAAAAAGTTCATGCCGACCCGCATCCTGGTAATTTTTTGGTATCCAAAGAAAACGATTTAATTGTTATCGATTTTGGATGTATGAAAGAAGTGCCAATGGCTTTTTATACCCCATACTTCGAATTAGCTAAACGTGAAAATATTGAAAATCCTACTTTTTTTGAAAGTAAATTATATGAATTAGAAATTTTGAAAAAAGACGATTCCGAAGAAGAAAAAGCCTTTTTTAAAGAATTGTTTTACGAAATGTTGTATTTATTTACATCGCCTTTTCAGCAAGAATATTTTGATTTTTCTGATGGTGTTTTCTTTGGTAAAATAGCCGATTTAGGACAAAAATATGCAAAAAGTACTGAGCTTAAAAAAATGAACGGTAACAGAGGTTCGAAACATTTTATTTATATCAACAGAACATTTTTTGGTTTGTATAATTTAATGCACGATTTAAAATCGACTCATATAAAAATTAATAATTATAAGAATTTATAA
- a CDS encoding GSCFA domain-containing protein, giving the protein MKLQTQIPLKKQSYNLIDYNSKLLLLGSCFSENIGNKLSFYKFQSEQNPFGILFHPKAIEKLITDAINQKKYTEEDIFYHNESWHCFNAHSSLSSLDKKEVLNNLNTANTATFKHLKNASHIIITLGTSWVYRKISSNAIVANCHKIPQKNFLKEILTIDEIAESLDAIIALTKSVNPDISIIFTVSPVRHIKDGFIENQQSKAHLLSAIHSIIDAKKNIYYFPSYEIMMDELRDYRFYAEDMIHPNNTAINYIWEKFIEVWISEQSKETMQKVATIQKGLTHRSFNPTSEAHQKFLKNIEQKKKHF; this is encoded by the coding sequence ATGAAGCTTCAAACACAAATACCTTTAAAGAAACAATCTTATAATTTAATAGATTATAATTCTAAATTACTTTTATTAGGTTCTTGTTTTTCTGAAAACATCGGAAATAAATTATCATTTTATAAATTTCAATCAGAACAAAATCCATTTGGAATTTTATTTCATCCTAAAGCTATTGAAAAATTAATTACGGATGCTATTAATCAAAAAAAATATACAGAAGAAGATATTTTTTATCACAATGAATCTTGGCATTGTTTTAATGCACATTCTAGTTTAAGTTCTTTGGATAAAAAAGAAGTTTTAAATAATTTAAACACTGCAAATACGGCAACATTTAAGCATTTAAAAAATGCGAGTCATATAATAATTACACTTGGCACTTCTTGGGTGTATCGTAAAATTTCTTCGAATGCTATTGTAGCAAATTGCCATAAAATTCCGCAGAAAAATTTTTTAAAAGAAATTTTAACTATTGATGAAATCGCTGAAAGTTTAGATGCTATTATTGCTTTAACAAAATCTGTTAATCCTGATATTTCAATTATTTTCACAGTTTCGCCTGTTCGTCATATAAAAGATGGTTTTATTGAAAATCAACAAAGTAAAGCGCATTTATTAAGTGCGATTCATTCAATTATTGATGCTAAAAAGAACATTTATTACTTTCCTTCTTATGAAATTATGATGGATGAATTACGTGATTATCGTTTTTATGCTGAAGATATGATTCATCCAAATAATACAGCAATCAATTATATTTGGGAAAAATTTATAGAAGTTTGGATTTCTGAACAAAGCAAAGAAACCATGCAAAAAGTAGCAACGATACAAAAAGGGTTAACACATCGTTCTTTTAATCCGACATCAGAAGCACATCAAAAATTTTTAAAAAATATCGAACAAAAAAAGAAACACTTCTAA
- a CDS encoding TetR family transcriptional regulator C-terminal domain-containing protein, whose product MGNQEIITEDKIIELYMDTVLISGKPASIYAFAQKNEFEESEFYKYFSSFENLEKSIFGVFAKETIHLLHKTEAYKDYTSKDKLLSFYFTFFELLTANRSYVLLQFQHIKSDFSKLSVLKELRSEFLKYVSNIELEKIDFKNDKINKIQDKTITEAYWLQLLMILKFWIDDKSSNFEKTDVFIEKSIKVAFDIQQITPVKSVIDLAKFLWKEKGTSV is encoded by the coding sequence ATGGGAAATCAAGAAATTATTACAGAAGATAAAATTATAGAATTGTATATGGACACGGTTTTAATTTCAGGAAAACCAGCCTCTATTTACGCTTTTGCTCAAAAAAATGAGTTTGAAGAGTCTGAATTTTACAAATATTTTTCAAGTTTTGAAAATTTAGAAAAATCAATATTTGGGGTTTTTGCAAAAGAAACAATTCACTTGTTACATAAAACAGAAGCTTATAAAGATTATACATCAAAAGATAAATTATTAAGTTTTTATTTTACTTTTTTTGAATTATTAACAGCAAACAGATCGTATGTTTTATTACAATTTCAGCATATAAAATCAGATTTTTCAAAACTATCAGTTTTAAAAGAATTACGTTCAGAATTTCTAAAATATGTTAGTAACATTGAATTAGAAAAAATTGATTTTAAGAATGATAAAATCAATAAAATTCAAGATAAAACAATAACCGAAGCTTATTGGTTACAGTTATTAATGATTTTAAAATTTTGGATTGATGATAAATCTTCAAACTTCGAAAAAACAGATGTTTTTATTGAAAAATCAATTAAAGTAGCTTTTGATATTCAGCAAATAACTCCCGTAAAAAGCGTTATTGATTTAGCGAAATTTTTATGGAAAGAAAAAGGAACTTCAGTATGA
- a CDS encoding phytoene desaturase family protein — MKKTIHIIGSGFSSLSASCYLAKAGYDVVILEKNETVGGRARQLIKDGFTFDIGPTWYWMPDVFEKFFADFGKKPSDYYELEKLDPAYQVYFDTADSITIPGSVEEIYEIFEAEEKGSSVHLKEFLKSAAYNYDVSINDLVYNPGVSPLELVTPVTIGKITQFFSTIRKVVRKKIKSKKLIQILEFPVLFLGAKPSNTPAFYNFMNYADFVLGTWHPKGGMYKVIEAMITLAKDLGVTFKTEANVEEIKLNQSGEAIGLVVNGDFIASDIVLSGADYHHTETLLPKDYRQYSEKYWDKKVFAPSSLLFYVGFDKKLKDVCHHTLFFDTDFDVHAASIYDNPSWPKDPMFYASFPSLTEDSFAPSGKEAATFLIPIAPGVEDTPELREKYFNLIINRLEKLTQQSVKESIIFKESFCVKDFVKDYNSYKGNAYGLANILTQTAFLRPKIKSKKVKNLFFTGQLTVPGPGVPPSLISGKIASDLILKHH, encoded by the coding sequence TTGAAAAAAACAATACATATAATAGGTTCCGGTTTTTCATCATTATCAGCTTCTTGTTATTTAGCGAAAGCAGGATACGATGTTGTAATTTTAGAAAAAAATGAAACAGTAGGAGGTAGAGCTCGTCAATTAATAAAAGATGGATTTACTTTTGATATTGGTCCAACGTGGTATTGGATGCCAGATGTTTTTGAGAAGTTTTTTGCGGATTTTGGTAAAAAACCATCAGATTATTACGAGCTAGAAAAGTTAGATCCAGCATATCAAGTTTATTTTGATACCGCAGATTCTATAACAATACCAGGTAGCGTTGAAGAGATTTATGAAATTTTTGAAGCAGAAGAAAAAGGAAGTTCTGTTCATCTAAAAGAGTTTTTAAAATCAGCAGCATATAATTATGATGTTTCTATAAACGATTTGGTATATAATCCAGGTGTTTCGCCTTTAGAATTGGTAACTCCTGTTACGATTGGGAAAATAACACAGTTTTTTTCAACGATTAGAAAAGTCGTTCGTAAAAAAATAAAAAGTAAAAAGTTAATTCAAATTTTAGAGTTTCCTGTTTTGTTTTTAGGTGCAAAACCAAGTAATACTCCTGCTTTTTATAACTTTATGAATTATGCAGATTTTGTTTTAGGAACTTGGCACCCGAAAGGAGGAATGTATAAAGTTATTGAAGCAATGATAACTTTGGCTAAAGATTTAGGAGTAACTTTTAAAACTGAAGCCAATGTTGAAGAAATTAAACTTAATCAATCAGGAGAAGCTATTGGTTTAGTAGTAAATGGTGATTTTATTGCTTCGGATATTGTTTTAAGCGGTGCTGATTATCATCATACAGAAACATTATTACCTAAAGATTATAGACAGTATTCTGAAAAATATTGGGATAAAAAAGTTTTTGCGCCATCATCATTATTATTTTATGTTGGTTTTGATAAAAAACTAAAAGATGTTTGTCATCATACATTATTTTTTGATACTGATTTTGACGTACATGCTGCATCAATATATGATAATCCAAGTTGGCCAAAAGATCCGATGTTTTATGCCAGTTTCCCTTCATTAACAGAAGATTCTTTTGCGCCATCAGGTAAAGAAGCAGCTACTTTTTTAATTCCGATAGCTCCAGGTGTTGAAGATACTCCTGAACTAAGAGAAAAGTACTTTAATTTAATTATCAATAGATTAGAGAAATTAACGCAGCAATCTGTGAAAGAAAGTATTATCTTTAAGGAGAGTTTTTGTGTAAAGGATTTTGTGAAAGATTATAACTCGTACAAAGGTAATGCTTACGGATTAGCAAATATTTTAACACAAACAGCTTTTTTAAGACCAAAAATAAAAAGTAAAAAAGTAAAGAATTTATTCTTTACAGGACAATTAACGGTTCCAGGGCCGGGTGTACCACCGTCATTAATTTCGGGTAAAATAGCTTCAGATTTAATTTTAAAACACCATTAA
- a CDS encoding phytoene/squalene synthase family protein, protein MKQLFDEVSYACSKLVTQKYSTSFSLATRMLSPSIRDAIYNIYGFVRFADEIVDSFHTYNKEDLLIRFENEYYLSKKEGISLNPILNSFVQTVEKYKITDDLIQAFLKSMKADLHQTEYTTEEAYKQYIYGSADVVGLMCLRVFVNGDANQYNELKGAAMRLGSAFQKVNFLRDLKDDIQVLNRSYFPNVDLKELDQISKEIIIKDIEADFDYAYENGILKLPVEAKFGVYMAYRYYKKLLNKLKATPSSEIMDTRIRISDPMKINLLARSYVKYKLNLI, encoded by the coding sequence ATGAAACAATTATTTGATGAGGTTTCTTATGCTTGTAGTAAGTTAGTTACTCAAAAATATAGTACTTCTTTTTCTTTAGCTACTAGAATGTTATCGCCTAGCATACGTGATGCTATTTATAATATTTATGGTTTTGTACGTTTTGCTGATGAAATAGTAGATTCTTTTCACACATATAATAAAGAAGATTTATTAATTAGATTTGAAAATGAGTATTATCTTTCAAAAAAAGAAGGCATTAGTTTAAATCCTATTTTAAATTCATTTGTTCAAACTGTTGAAAAATATAAAATTACAGATGATTTAATTCAAGCTTTTTTAAAGAGTATGAAAGCAGATTTACATCAAACAGAATATACTACAGAAGAAGCATATAAACAATATATTTATGGCTCTGCCGATGTTGTTGGATTAATGTGTTTACGTGTTTTTGTAAATGGTGATGCGAATCAATATAATGAGTTAAAAGGTGCTGCAATGCGTTTAGGTTCTGCATTTCAAAAAGTCAATTTTTTAAGAGATTTAAAAGATGATATTCAAGTATTGAATCGTTCTTATTTTCCTAATGTAGATCTTAAAGAATTAGACCAAATATCCAAAGAAATTATTATTAAAGATATTGAAGCTGATTTTGACTATGCCTATGAAAACGGTATTTTAAAATTACCTGTTGAAGCAAAGTTTGGTGTTTACATGGCGTATCGATATTATAAAAAATTGCTTAATAAATTAAAAGCAACGCCATCATCAGAAATAATGGACACAAGAATTAGAATATCAGACCCAATGAAAATTAATTTATTGGCAAGAAGTTATGTGAAATATAAACTAAATCTTATTTAA
- a CDS encoding flavin reductase family protein gives MNSISGYKPANLIATKSEDGISNVAVFSSVVHYGSSPAILGFVLRPTTVARNTYDNIKKTGFYTINAINEAIIEDAHHTSAKYPSGVSEFDKTDLTEAYKDDFFAPYVAESPIKIGMKFLEEHHIKVNGTILILGEVTDLYFKDSMLSEDGFLNLSEEKIAAINGLDTYMVAKEYQRLSYQRPK, from the coding sequence ATGAACAGTATTTCTGGTTATAAACCAGCAAATTTAATTGCTACAAAATCGGAAGATGGAATTAGTAATGTAGCTGTTTTTAGTTCTGTAGTTCATTATGGTTCTAGTCCTGCAATTTTAGGGTTTGTTTTGCGTCCGACAACCGTAGCTAGAAATACCTATGATAACATTAAAAAAACGGGTTTTTATACTATAAATGCTATTAATGAAGCAATTATTGAAGATGCACATCATACATCAGCAAAATATCCGTCAGGAGTTTCGGAGTTTGATAAAACGGATTTAACGGAAGCTTATAAAGATGATTTTTTTGCACCTTATGTGGCAGAATCGCCCATAAAAATAGGAATGAAATTTTTAGAAGAACATCATATAAAAGTAAACGGAACTATTTTAATCTTAGGTGAAGTAACCGATTTGTATTTTAAAGATTCAATGCTTTCTGAGGATGGTTTTTTAAATTTATCCGAAGAAAAAATTGCAGCAATTAATGGTTTAGATACCTATATGGTTGCAAAAGAATATCAAAGATTATCATATCAAAGACCAAAATAA
- a CDS encoding MerR family transcriptional regulator produces MNNIKKSFTIKDLENISGIKAHTIRIWEKRYNLLSPERTDTNIRYYSSENLLKLLNVVLLNKNNYKISKISQMSDKSILLVARELAFKTAISDEAINALKMSMFQFDKVLFNNTYNQLLNKKTFREIFKDVFVPFLNHIGLLWQTDTLLHAHEHFISNLIAQKIQISTERLEYSIIDSEVIYVLFLPENEIHELGLMYLNYELVLRGNKTIYLGQSLPLSNLNYFFESDTEVRFITSLTVQPYDDKIMDYFQEIEIALKGKKHQFIAVGNKTSKVKDVNFEANISLYSSVIEFLKVL; encoded by the coding sequence TTGAACAATATAAAGAAGTCATTTACAATAAAAGACCTTGAAAATATTTCAGGAATTAAAGCACATACTATTCGTATTTGGGAAAAGCGATATAATTTATTATCGCCAGAAAGAACCGATACGAATATTAGGTATTACTCTTCAGAAAATTTATTGAAATTGTTAAATGTTGTTTTGTTAAATAAAAACAATTACAAAATATCTAAAATTTCACAAATGTCTGATAAGTCTATTTTGTTAGTGGCAAGAGAGTTGGCTTTTAAAACTGCCATAAGTGATGAGGCTATAAATGCTTTGAAAATGTCAATGTTTCAGTTTGATAAGGTTTTATTTAATAACACCTATAATCAATTATTAAACAAAAAAACATTTAGAGAAATTTTTAAAGATGTTTTTGTGCCTTTTTTAAATCATATAGGATTATTGTGGCAAACAGATACATTATTACACGCACACGAACATTTTATATCGAATTTAATAGCTCAGAAAATTCAAATTAGTACTGAAAGATTAGAGTATTCAATAATAGATTCAGAGGTTATTTATGTGTTGTTTTTACCCGAAAATGAAATTCATGAATTAGGATTAATGTATTTAAATTATGAATTGGTTTTAAGAGGAAATAAAACCATATATTTAGGACAAAGTTTACCATTAAGTAATTTGAATTATTTTTTTGAAAGTGATACCGAAGTACGATTTATCACCTCATTAACTGTTCAGCCTTATGACGATAAAATAATGGATTACTTTCAAGAAATAGAGATAGCTTTAAAAGGTAAAAAACATCAATTTATTGCTGTAGGTAATAAAACATCAAAAGTAAAAGATGTAAATTTTGAAGCAAATATTTCTCTTTATAGTTCTGTTATAGAGTTTTTAAAAGTTTTGTAA
- a CDS encoding rhodanese-like domain-containing protein: MGLFNLFKKKNMSKEIQEYLGNEAVILDVRTIAEWNEGHSEGAKHIVLNFIPEQVEQIKAVGKPVIAVCRSGARSGQATDFLVAQGIDVINGGPWENVDQYLIK, from the coding sequence ATGGGATTATTTAACTTATTTAAAAAGAAAAACATGAGTAAAGAAATACAAGAGTATTTAGGTAACGAAGCAGTTATTTTAGATGTAAGAACTATAGCAGAGTGGAATGAAGGTCACTCAGAAGGAGCAAAACACATTGTTTTAAATTTTATTCCTGAGCAAGTTGAGCAAATTAAAGCAGTGGGAAAACCTGTAATTGCTGTTTGTAGAAGTGGCGCTAGAAGTGGTCAGGCAACTGATTTTTTAGTAGCACAAGGAATTGATGTAATTAACGGAGGACCTTGGGAAAATGTAGATCAGTATTTAATAAAATAA
- a CDS encoding aromatic amino acid hydroxylase: MNPHFELNEVTKKLPKHLHKFIVKQPYNEYTAQNQAVWRYVMRMNVNYLGKVAHSSYLKGLEKTGISINNIPYMEGMNRILKEIGWSAVSVDGFIPPNAFMEFQAYNVLVIASDIRTINHIEYTPAPDIIHEAAGHAPIIANPEYSEYLRRFGEIGSKAISSSKDYEMYEAIRLLSILKEDPNATKKSIDDAQEKVTWLQDNMGELSEMAQIRNLHWWTVEYGLIGTPENPKIYGAGLLSSIGESTWCMQSEVKKVPYSVAAATQNFDITKPQPQLFVTPNFAYLSLVLNEFANTMALRTGGLKGVQKLINSKNLGTVELSTGIQISGMFTNVIEDEKGNIAYIQTTGNTALSNRDKELIGHGISYHAEGFGSPVGKLKGINLPIEDMSPRDLKAYGIYEGEIINLEFESGVVVAGKIITGTRDLRGKILIVSLKDCTVTYKEQILFEPSWGIYDMAIGKELVSAYSGPADVDSFGDMGKVSETKTHKIQYSEADNKLYQMYADVRKCREEDTVNEKMIETILKILKNEYPKDWLLVLELYELAFKNDFLIKTTLKKYLESLKSNNGYKALIENGLYLLSEK; the protein is encoded by the coding sequence ATGAATCCTCATTTCGAGTTAAATGAAGTAACTAAAAAGTTACCAAAGCACTTACATAAATTTATCGTAAAACAACCATACAACGAATATACCGCACAAAATCAAGCGGTCTGGCGATATGTAATGCGTATGAATGTTAATTATTTAGGTAAAGTTGCTCATTCATCATATTTAAAAGGATTAGAAAAAACAGGAATATCAATAAATAACATTCCGTACATGGAAGGAATGAATCGTATTTTAAAAGAAATCGGTTGGTCGGCAGTTTCGGTTGATGGTTTTATTCCTCCAAATGCTTTTATGGAATTTCAAGCCTATAATGTATTGGTAATTGCCTCGGATATTCGTACCATAAATCATATTGAATACACGCCAGCACCAGATATTATTCACGAAGCAGCAGGACACGCTCCAATTATTGCAAATCCTGAATATTCAGAATATTTACGTCGTTTTGGAGAAATAGGTTCAAAAGCAATTTCATCATCAAAAGATTATGAAATGTATGAAGCAATTCGTTTGTTATCAATTTTAAAAGAAGATCCTAATGCGACTAAAAAATCAATAGATGACGCACAAGAAAAGGTAACTTGGTTACAGGATAATATGGGCGAATTATCTGAAATGGCACAAATAAGAAACTTGCATTGGTGGACGGTTGAATATGGATTAATCGGAACTCCTGAAAATCCGAAGATATACGGCGCAGGTTTATTATCATCCATAGGAGAAAGCACTTGGTGTATGCAATCGGAAGTTAAAAAAGTGCCGTATTCAGTTGCCGCAGCTACTCAGAATTTTGATATTACAAAACCACAACCTCAATTATTTGTTACGCCAAATTTTGCTTATTTAAGTTTGGTTTTAAATGAATTTGCCAACACAATGGCACTTAGAACAGGAGGTTTAAAAGGTGTTCAAAAATTAATCAATTCTAAAAATTTAGGAACTGTCGAATTAAGTACAGGAATTCAAATATCAGGAATGTTTACCAATGTTATTGAAGATGAAAAAGGGAATATAGCCTACATACAAACAACAGGAAATACTGCTTTATCAAACAGAGATAAAGAATTAATTGGTCACGGAATTAGTTATCATGCTGAAGGTTTTGGAAGTCCCGTAGGAAAATTAAAAGGTATTAATTTGCCTATTGAAGATATGAGTCCACGAGATTTAAAAGCCTATGGAATTTATGAAGGCGAAATAATAAATCTAGAATTTGAAAGTGGTGTAGTTGTTGCAGGTAAAATTATTACAGGAACACGTGATTTAAGAGGTAAAATTTTAATCGTGTCTTTAAAAGATTGTACAGTTACTTATAAGGAACAAATTTTATTTGAACCATCTTGGGGAATTTACGATATGGCAATAGGAAAAGAATTAGTTTCTGCATACTCAGGACCTGCAGATGTTGATTCTTTTGGTGATATGGGGAAAGTATCTGAAACCAAAACACATAAAATTCAATATTCGGAAGCTGATAATAAATTATATCAAATGTATGCTGATGTAAGAAAGTGTAGAGAAGAAGATACGGTTAACGAAAAGATGATTGAAACAATTTTAAAGATACTTAAAAATGAATATCCAAAGGATTGGTTATTAGTTTTAGAGTTATACGAATTGGCTTTTAAGAATGATTTTTTAATAAAAACAACTCTAAAAAAATATTTAGAAAGCTTAAAAAGTAACAATGGTTACAAAGCTTTAATAGAAAACGGATTATATTTGCTGTCTGAGAAATAA
- a CDS encoding sterol desaturase family protein: MLFIITTLVTFIIMEAVTWFTHKYIMHGFGWYLHEDHHQPGYPNVFEKNDAFFVVFAIPSMLLFYFGINPELNYLFFIGLGILCYGLAYFLIHDVLIHRRFNWFKNTNNQYLKGLRKAHKIHHKHLGKPDGECFGMLFVPFKYFKTRQ, from the coding sequence ATGTTATTTATAATTACAACTCTGGTAACTTTTATAATAATGGAAGCCGTTACTTGGTTTACCCATAAATATATAATGCACGGTTTTGGATGGTATTTACACGAAGACCATCACCAGCCAGGGTATCCAAATGTTTTTGAAAAAAATGATGCATTTTTTGTGGTTTTCGCCATACCGAGTATGTTGTTGTTTTACTTCGGAATTAATCCCGAATTAAATTATTTGTTTTTTATTGGATTAGGGATTTTATGTTACGGATTAGCGTATTTTTTAATTCACGATGTTTTAATTCACAGACGCTTTAATTGGTTTAAAAACACGAATAATCAATATTTAAAAGGATTAAGAAAAGCACATAAAATTCATCACAAACACTTAGGTAAACCAGATGGAGAATGCTTTGGAATGTTGTTTGTTCCGTTTAAATATTTTAAAACAAGACAATAA